CGCGGAACCACGCGAGCGAGTGGTGGTAGTTCGTGTCCACCAGCGTGCCGTCCACATCGAGCACGAGAACCTTGGCCATGCCCGACGGGTTGCCCACGGCGACCAGCCGGGAAACCGCTCAGCCGAGCGTGCTCACATACGCGAGGAGCCCCACGACGGGCACGCCCGCGAGCACGAACCGCAGGTCGCGCCGCGGCGCCTCGCGCACCAGCCGCACCCCGGCCGGAACCAGTGCCACGCACAGGCCCGCCGCGGCCACGACCGACCGCACGGTCGTTCCCTTGAGGACGCCGAGCGGCATCGCCGAGGCGGCCGCCAGCCCCAGCGCCTGCACCGGGTGCAGCACCCGGCTCCGCCACGCCCCGAACGCGAGCACCGGCCAGCCGATCAGGATCGCGAACGACAGGTAGCTGAACAGGTGAAGGTCACCGTATGCCTCGCCGACGAAGGCGGTGGCGAACCCGGCGCCCCGGTGCCGGGCCAGCGCGAGGGCCGCCTGGTCGAACCCGGCGTGGAAGGTCCGTTCGAACAGCCCGGTCACGACCAGCACCGCACCCCAGACACCCCATCCGGTGCCGTGCGCGCGGCGCTCTACGATGGTGACCTGACCGCGGAACCGTTGCCGCGCGGCGGTTTCCGCGTCGCCGCCGTCCTGCGGTACGACACGCCGGAGGTTCCCGTTGCCCGAACCGCTCCGGCTGGTGATCGCCGACGATCAGGCGTTGCTGCGCGGCAGTTTCCGGGTGCTGGTCGAGAACGAGCCCGACATGACGGTGGTCGGCGGGGCGGCCACCGGCACCGAGGCGATCGAGGTCGTGCGGGCGACCGCGCCGGATGTCGTGCTGATGGACGTGCGGATGCCCTGGATGGACGGCATCGAGGGGACACGCGTGCTCATCCGCACGATGTTCGATCTGGACTCGCACGTCTTCGGGGCGCTGCGGGCCGGCGCAGCGGGCTTCCTGCTCAAGGACACCCGCCCGGCCGACCTGTGCACCGCGATCCGCGTGGTCGCCGCCGGGGACGCGCTGCTGGCACCGGCCGTCACGCGCCGCCTGATCGCCGAGTTCGCGCGGACGACGACGGCGCCGCCGCGGCTGACCCGGGAGCTCGACGTGCTCACGCCGCGCGAGATCGAAGTGCTGACGCTCATCGCGCAGGGCCTGCCGAACACCGAACTGGCCGGGAACCTGCACCTGTCGATGGCGACGGTGAAGACCTACATCGGGCGCTTGCTCACCAGACTGCACGCCCGCGACGGTGCCCAGCTGGTCATCCTCGCCTACGAGAACGGCCTGGTCACCGCCTCCGGACCGGTCTAGAGCCCGAACAGTGGACGGCAGGGCTGGAAACCCTCGATCGTCACCGGGACGCCGCCGCGCCACGCCTCGCGGGTCAGGCGCAGCCGTCGCTCGATGGCGAGCTTTCCGCGCACGACGTGCCGCGCGGTGCCGTCCGGCCGGTAGCCGAGCTTGCGGGACACCGCGAGCGAGGCGGCGTTGTCCTCGAAGGCGCCGGAGACCGCCTCGTCGGCACCGAGGGCTTCGAAGGCCAGGTGCAGCACGGCGGCGCGCATTTCGGTGCCGATGCCCTGTCCCTGGTACCGGCGGCCGATCCAGGATCCGGTGTGCACCTCACGGGTGATCGCCAGGTCCCGCCCGTTGACCGTCTGCTGGCCGACGACCTCGCCGTCGCGGAAGACGGCGAGGTCCAGTCCCCAGTCCCGCGGTGTCCAGCCGCCGAGCCTGCGCCAGAAGTACTGCACCACCGATCGCGCGACCAGTTCCGGTTCCTGATCGGTCCACGTGACGATGAACGGCTGCACCCCCGGATCGTGCACGCCGTCGGCGGCCAGCCCGGCGAGCGCGGACAGTTCGTCGGAATCGGGCAACCTCAGTTCGAGCCGCGGAGTCCTTATCCGCAGCCCGAAAACCGGGAACTGATCGGCGATCACCATCTCATCTTGGACCAGCGCGGCGCCGCGGAAAATCCGATTTCAGGTCACGAACTCCATGTCCGGGTAGCGCGGCGACGGCCCGTCCAGCAGGTGGTCGTTCCGGTCACGCAGCCACCGGTCGAAGAACGAGGCCACGTAAGCGCGCTGGGTGCGTACCGCGGTGTCCGGGTCGAGCGTCCCCACCTTGACGCCCAGTTGCGGCAGCAGCGTCACGGCATCGGTGAAGGAGGCGTGTTCGCTTCCACGCAGTGTGAGCTGCCGCGCCCATCCCGGCGTGGCGGCGAGGAACGCTTCCCAGCCGGGGCCGGTGTCGATCTCCCCGTCCTTGCCGACCAGCAGGAAGGGCTTCGGAAGCCCCTCGGCCGCGGGCGGCATCAGGCTGCCGTCGAGGTAG
This is a stretch of genomic DNA from Amycolatopsis endophytica. It encodes these proteins:
- a CDS encoding response regulator — its product is MPEPLRLVIADDQALLRGSFRVLVENEPDMTVVGGAATGTEAIEVVRATAPDVVLMDVRMPWMDGIEGTRVLIRTMFDLDSHVFGALRAGAAGFLLKDTRPADLCTAIRVVAAGDALLAPAVTRRLIAEFARTTTAPPRLTRELDVLTPREIEVLTLIAQGLPNTELAGNLHLSMATVKTYIGRLLTRLHARDGAQLVILAYENGLVTASGPV
- a CDS encoding GNAT family N-acetyltransferase, whose translation is MVIADQFPVFGLRIRTPRLELRLPDSDELSALAGLAADGVHDPGVQPFIVTWTDQEPELVARSVVQYFWRRLGGWTPRDWGLDLAVFRDGEVVGQQTVNGRDLAITREVHTGSWIGRRYQGQGIGTEMRAAVLHLAFEALGADEAVSGAFEDNAASLAVSRKLGYRPDGTARHVVRGKLAIERRLRLTREAWRGGVPVTIEGFQPCRPLFGL